A single window of Ovis canadensis isolate MfBH-ARS-UI-01 breed Bighorn chromosome 17, ARS-UI_OviCan_v2, whole genome shotgun sequence DNA harbors:
- the LOC138422915 gene encoding endogenous retrovirus group S71 member 1 Env polyprotein-like — MAKPFVLTPPKPPRPSSPTPTSPSPQVLVMKASEEKEEKKDENRPKLVFQKSSLYPNLIDLETELFPPPYADPHPTLLSQVSSGEARRTEPSAHPREGGPAQGTRGKTREMANVAEEDPEVPSSTVHAFPVRAGPAREESILFTHNPTWDDCQQLLQVLFTTEEREQILSEAQKNVPGVDGRPTIQPNLIEEGFPLVRPNWDFECAEGRERLRVYHQALMAGLRAAARKPTNLAKINSGKSPLHDCDEILAGVTAMRKDLTDTPLDNIHVPGHQKGDSPTARGNHAADLASRKVADKDFITPVLVIGLPPTASKAPTGPGQLGWALLWMTQLLCSGVASVNLHQPIKITWKLQNGLTREVLNSTTAIHPPNTWWPDLYFDLKPMTRESGGFGVDEKGIIVVSQVLEPILVHSIGPNKVEKLAVTPCLTTSMPTSLSVSPKAEALAEIDPLWKLIRAAYATLNQTHPEATKSCWLCYNLIPPYYEAVGLNASYDLANSTDPPQCHWGDRKVGLTMKEVWGKGLCMGTVLPAKSPLCVHVIEPDDLPVAKWLIPQMGRWWVCSHTGLTPCLHSSIFDPKEEFCVMVAVMPKILYGPEKAIYDYWAQKLTLNPPKRTYKVKREPLTVITIATMFGLGRAGAGTGITALSLQGQGFNSLRAAIDEDITRIEQSISHLESSLTSLSEVVLQNRRGLDLLFLQQGGLCVALGEECCFYADHTGIVRESMAKVREGLAQCKREREAQQGWFESWFQQSPWLTTLISTLLGPLLVLLLMLTFGPCIINRLAAFVKERINTVQLFVLRQQYQTVSQDREEDSSI, encoded by the exons ATGGCTAAACCCTTTGTTCTCACTCCTCCGAAACCTCCCCGtccctcttccccaactccaACCTCACCAAGCCCACAGGTGTTAGTAATGAAGGCTtccgaagaaaaagaagaaaaaaaggatgaaaatcgACCAAAGCTGGTATTCCAGaaatcttctctgtatcctaatcTGATAGATCTGGAGACCGAATTGTTCCCACCCCCGTATGCGGATCCACATCCAACCTTGCTTTCACAGGTTTCATCGGGAGAAGCCAGGAGAACCGAGCCTTCAGCTCATCCCAGAGAAGGGGGCCCCGCCCAGGGAACTCggggaaaaacaagagaaatggccAATGTAGCGGAGGAAGACCCAGAagtcccctcctccactgttcacgcgtttccggtccgggcgggaccagccagagagg agtctatcctttttactcataatcccacttgggatgattgtcagcaactgttacaggtgctTTTCACTACAGAAGAGCGAGAGCAGATCCTGTCAGAAGCTCAAAagaatgtgccaggggtggatgggaggcccacaatacagcctaacctcattgaggaggggttccccttggtgcgacccaactgggacttcgaatgcgctgaaggtagggagcgtctccggGTATACCATCAGGCTCTTATGGCCGGCCTTAGAGCGGCCGCCAGAAAGCCgactaatttggccaaaataaattca GGAAAaagccccctccatgattgtgatgagatactggccggggtaacagcaaTGCGAAAGGACTTAACtgatactccactggataaca tacacgtacctggacatcagaagggtgacagccccacggcacgagggAATCATGCCGCAGACCTGGCATCTCGAAAAGTAGCTGAtaaagatttcatcacccctgtgttggtgATCGGACTTCCACCTAcag cttcgaaggcgccaacaggaccaggacaactcggctgggccctcttgtggatgacccagttactctgctccggaGTTGCCAGCGTGAACCTGCATCAAcccatcaaaatcacctggaagctgcaaaatggactaacacgagaggtgctaaactccactaccgcaatacatccacccaacacatggtggccagacttgtactttgaccttaagccgatG ACGAGGGAATCAGGAGGGTTTGGGGTTGATGAAAAAGGGATTATAGTAGTGAGCCAGGTCTTAGAGCCAATTCTTGTACACAGTATCGGGCCCAACAAAGTAGAAAAGCTGGCTGTAACCCCCTGCCTAACGACTTCCATGCCCACATCTTTGTCAGTGAGTCCCAAAGCAGAAGCGCTCGCTGAAATAGATCCCCTATGGAAGCTGATTAGGGCAGCTTATGCCACCCTGAATCAGACTcatcctgaggcaactaaatcttgttggttatgttacaactTAATTCCCCCTTATTACGAAGCAGTAGGCCTCAATGCCTCTTATGACTTGGCCAACAGCACCGATCCTCCTCAATGTCATTGGGGGGACCGAAAGGTGGGTCTGACGATGAAAGAGGTATGGGGAAAGGGCTTATGCATGGGCACGGTGTTACCAGCAAAGTCTCCACTTTGTGTGCATGTCATTGAGCCTGATGATTTGCCTGTAGCTAAATGGTTAATACCTCAAATGGGGAGATGGTGGGTCTGTTCACACACGGGGCTAACTCCATGCCTGCATAGCTCAATCTTTGACCCCAAAGAAGAATTCTGTGTTATGGTGGCTGTCATGCCAAAGATTCTGTACGGACCAGAGAAAGCAATATATGATTATTGGGCCCAGAAATTAACTCTAAATCCTCCAAAAAGAACTTATAAAGTTAAGAGGGAACCTCTTACCGTCATAACCATAGCAACTATGTTCGGTCTTGGAAGAGCCGGGGCTGGAACCGGAATAACAGCTCTGTCCCTGCAAGGCCAAGGATTTAACTCCCTGAGAGCTGCCATAGATGAAGACATTACCCGTATAGAGCAATCTATTAGTCATTTAGAATCGTCTCTAACTTCTCTATCTGAAGTAGTTCTGCAAAACAggaggggattagatctgctctttctgcaacaaggggGACTCTGTGTTGCCCTAGGAGAAGAGTGCTGTTTCTATGCGGATCATACAGGAATAGTTagagaatctatggccaaagtgagagaAGGACTAGCCCAATGTAAAcgagaacgtgaggctcaacagggatggtttgaatcttggtttcaacaatccccttggctgactaccttaatctccaccttgctaggacccctgctagtacttttactaatgcttaccTTCGGCCCAtgcattatcaatagacttgcagcctttgtaaaggaacgcataaataccgtacagctgtttgtgcttcgacaacaatatcaaactgtgtctcaggaccgagaggaagattcctctatatga